The following are from one region of the Fibrobacter sp. UWR3 genome:
- a CDS encoding V-type ATP synthase subunit I, whose translation MITPMKKVTVLTVAGAVEETLQALRTLEILHLTPLQAAAGAKLNHARGEMNRVQKALEVVPEKAPKGVTPVKDAAPAASLIDEIQQLVAESKQAEIDKEQAEEELTKLSMFKNLDPATAAALQAKGIYVKLYQLHDGKVPFELEGEGSIEEFGQDENGKYVAVVSRGEAPVAVKGNFTELTMPQKSLAEYREMEAKAKETLARVEKRLGELSGVRESIEDKLLEVGDDYRMVEAEASMVGDKNVAAVQGFCPAPRVGELEKAAREHGWGLLVDDPADGDDIPTLLTYSKLSRPMQFLYDIIGISPGYKEVDVSAVFLCFFSIFFAMIVGDTAYGLLFLGLALFARKKMPKANPAGFHFIYLMSIATIVWGLINASFLGLSPALAGWTYYLDITNYGWLPEPLKNAMLWIRTSAPTDPAKFEAYKAFAQSITLLPESFVPKTAGASQMQHIQLFCFCIAVVHLSIAHVWNVCVRIKRKDSTFMAQVGWLIGCWVMFFLACQMVLGIDMPKFVIPMFIVEAVLLVLFTVPPKRLKQDFISIPMLVLDVVNSFTDVISYIRLFAVGMSGAAIAEAFNDMLSPLFGSAVGIAGAAFLLLFVHGLNIALAVMGVAVHAVRLNTLEFSNGLGQEWSGFAFAPFAKQKN comes from the coding sequence ATGATTACTCCTATGAAGAAAGTGACGGTGCTGACGGTTGCAGGTGCGGTTGAAGAGACGCTTCAGGCGCTCCGTACGCTTGAAATTTTGCACCTCACGCCTTTGCAGGCGGCAGCAGGCGCCAAGCTGAACCATGCCCGCGGCGAAATGAACCGCGTGCAGAAGGCCTTGGAAGTGGTGCCCGAGAAGGCCCCGAAGGGTGTGACTCCCGTGAAGGATGCCGCTCCGGCCGCAAGCCTTATCGATGAAATCCAGCAACTGGTTGCCGAAAGCAAGCAGGCGGAAATCGACAAGGAACAGGCTGAAGAGGAACTCACCAAACTTTCCATGTTCAAGAACCTGGACCCCGCAACGGCAGCAGCCCTGCAGGCGAAGGGTATCTATGTCAAACTGTACCAGCTCCATGACGGTAAAGTCCCGTTCGAACTCGAGGGCGAAGGTTCTATCGAGGAATTCGGCCAGGATGAAAACGGCAAGTATGTGGCTGTCGTGAGCAGGGGAGAAGCCCCTGTGGCTGTGAAGGGCAACTTCACGGAACTCACGATGCCGCAGAAGTCGCTTGCCGAATACCGCGAAATGGAAGCGAAAGCCAAGGAAACGCTTGCCCGCGTCGAGAAACGCCTGGGTGAACTTTCGGGCGTCCGCGAATCTATCGAGGACAAACTCCTCGAAGTGGGTGACGACTACCGCATGGTCGAAGCCGAAGCCTCGATGGTGGGCGACAAGAACGTCGCCGCCGTGCAGGGCTTCTGCCCTGCACCGCGCGTGGGCGAACTCGAGAAGGCCGCTCGCGAGCACGGCTGGGGCCTCCTGGTGGACGACCCAGCCGACGGCGACGATATCCCGACGCTGCTTACCTACAGCAAGCTCAGCCGCCCCATGCAGTTCCTGTACGATATCATCGGCATTTCGCCGGGGTACAAGGAAGTGGACGTGTCGGCCGTGTTCCTTTGCTTCTTCAGCATCTTCTTTGCGATGATCGTGGGGGATACCGCTTACGGGTTGCTCTTCCTCGGTTTGGCGCTTTTTGCCCGCAAAAAGATGCCGAAAGCGAACCCTGCTGGTTTCCACTTTATCTACCTCATGAGCATCGCCACCATCGTGTGGGGTCTCATCAACGCAAGCTTCTTGGGACTTAGCCCAGCGCTTGCGGGGTGGACGTATTACCTGGACATCACCAACTACGGCTGGTTGCCTGAACCGCTGAAGAATGCGATGCTCTGGATCCGCACGAGCGCCCCGACTGACCCTGCGAAGTTCGAAGCCTACAAGGCCTTCGCCCAGTCGATTACGCTGCTGCCCGAAAGCTTCGTGCCGAAGACGGCGGGAGCCTCCCAGATGCAGCATATCCAGCTGTTCTGCTTCTGCATCGCCGTGGTCCACCTGAGTATCGCTCACGTGTGGAACGTCTGCGTGCGCATCAAGCGCAAGGACTCCACGTTCATGGCGCAGGTGGGCTGGCTTATCGGCTGCTGGGTGATGTTCTTCCTGGCCTGCCAGATGGTGCTCGGTATCGACATGCCGAAGTTCGTCATCCCGATGTTCATCGTGGAAGCGGTACTCCTGGTGCTCTTTACCGTGCCGCCCAAGAGGCTCAAGCAGGACTTCATCAGCATCCCGATGCTCGTGCTCGACGTGGTGAACAGCTTTACCGACGTGATCAGTTATATCCGTCTGTTTGCTGTGGGCATGTCCGGTGCGGCCATCGCCGAGGCGTTCAACGACATGCTCTCGCCGCTGTTCGGCTCTGCTGTCGGTATCGCCGGTGCGGCCTTCCTGCTGCTCTTTGTGCATGGCCTGAACATCGCGCTTGCGGTCATGGGCGTCGCCGTCCACGCCGTACGTCTGAATACACTCGAATTTTCAAATGGACTTGGCCAGGAATGGAGCGGATTCGCTTTCGCCCCCTTCGCCAAGCAGAAAAATTAA
- a CDS encoding V-type ATP synthase subunit D — protein sequence MAKVKLTKNALKAERDALKRFQRYLPTLLLKKQQLQMEMRTLQERVMAKREEEDKLRKSMASWISLFAEPIEWSKYLSVKEVRQGEGNIAGVKIPTYDGVDFNISIPDFFTTPVWLDDGIRSLQGLISLRLERRVLESQYELLSKELRTTSQRVNLFEKVKIPEAKENIRVINIFLGDQQTSGVARSKLAKGKATARTAAQDALAKEAAA from the coding sequence ATGGCGAAGGTCAAGTTAACAAAGAACGCCCTCAAGGCGGAACGCGACGCGTTGAAGCGCTTCCAGCGCTATCTGCCCACATTGCTGTTGAAAAAGCAGCAGCTGCAGATGGAAATGCGCACGCTCCAGGAGAGGGTGATGGCTAAGCGAGAAGAGGAGGACAAGCTCCGCAAGAGCATGGCTTCCTGGATTTCGCTGTTTGCCGAACCCATCGAATGGTCAAAGTACCTGTCGGTGAAGGAAGTGCGCCAGGGCGAAGGTAACATCGCCGGCGTGAAGATTCCGACATACGACGGGGTAGATTTTAATATCTCGATTCCGGATTTCTTTACCACGCCCGTGTGGCTGGACGACGGTATCAGAAGCCTCCAGGGCCTGATTTCGCTGCGTCTGGAACGCCGCGTGCTCGAGAGTCAATACGAGCTCCTCTCGAAGGAACTGCGTACCACGAGCCAGCGCGTGAACCTGTTCGAAAAGGTGAAGATTCCCGAAGCGAAGGAAAATATCCGCGTCATCAACATCTTCCTGGGCGACCAGCAGACCAGTGGCGTTGCCCGCAGCAAGCTTGCGAAGGGTAAGGCCACCGCCCGTACCGCTGCCCAGGATGCACTCGCGAAGGAGGCCGCCGCATGA
- a CDS encoding V-type ATP synthase subunit B codes for MHNVAYHRIERIAGSVITLRAEGVANQELAQVTSSFGTSLARVIRIDGDMVDLQVFAGARGISTDSEVRFLGEPMKVPYSEALLGRVFNGAGKPRDNGPEVDGERITIGGPSVNPAKRIIPKTMVRTGIPMIDVFNTLVVSQKLPIFSIAGEPYNELLARIALQAEVDVIVLGGMGLKHDDYLYLKDFLEKNGALSRTVMFMHTASDPIVECLLVPDASLAVAEKFATEGKNVLVLLTDMTNFADAMKEIAITMEQIPSNRGYPGDLYSQLASRYEKAVDFEGSGSITILAVTTMPGDDVTHPVPDNTGYITEGQFYLRKGRIEPFGSLSRLKQQVNGKTRSDHRTIMNTMIQLYASYKETLEKQSMGFNMSNWDQKLLKYGARFEKEMMDLSVNIPLEKALDLGWEILADCFAPEETGIPTKMINEYWPKKG; via the coding sequence ATGCATAATGTGGCATACCATCGTATTGAACGCATCGCCGGTTCCGTGATTACGCTCCGCGCCGAAGGTGTAGCAAACCAGGAACTTGCCCAGGTGACAAGCTCGTTCGGAACATCCCTTGCCCGCGTGATCCGTATTGACGGCGACATGGTGGACTTGCAGGTGTTCGCAGGTGCCCGTGGTATTTCGACCGACTCCGAAGTGCGCTTCCTTGGCGAACCGATGAAGGTTCCGTACAGCGAAGCCTTGCTTGGCCGCGTGTTTAACGGTGCCGGCAAGCCCCGCGACAACGGCCCCGAAGTGGACGGCGAACGCATTACTATCGGCGGCCCTTCCGTGAACCCCGCCAAGCGTATCATCCCGAAGACGATGGTGCGTACGGGTATCCCGATGATCGACGTGTTCAACACGCTCGTGGTTTCGCAGAAGCTCCCGATTTTCTCCATTGCCGGTGAACCGTACAACGAACTCCTTGCCCGTATTGCATTGCAGGCCGAAGTGGACGTGATTGTCCTTGGCGGCATGGGCCTGAAGCACGATGACTATCTGTACTTGAAGGACTTCCTCGAAAAGAACGGTGCCTTGAGCCGTACGGTGATGTTCATGCACACCGCCTCTGACCCGATCGTGGAATGCTTGCTCGTGCCGGATGCATCGCTTGCCGTGGCTGAAAAGTTCGCCACCGAAGGCAAGAACGTGCTCGTGCTCCTCACCGACATGACGAACTTTGCCGACGCCATGAAGGAAATCGCCATTACGATGGAACAGATTCCGTCGAACCGTGGTTATCCTGGCGACCTTTACTCTCAGCTTGCTAGCCGTTATGAAAAGGCTGTGGACTTCGAAGGTTCGGGCTCCATCACCATTTTGGCTGTGACGACCATGCCTGGCGACGACGTGACCCACCCGGTTCCGGATAACACAGGTTACATTACCGAAGGTCAGTTCTACCTGCGCAAGGGCCGTATCGAACCGTTCGGTTCTCTGTCTCGTTTGAAACAGCAGGTGAACGGCAAGACCCGTAGCGACCACCGTACCATCATGAACACCATGATCCAGCTGTACGCAAGCTACAAGGAAACTTTGGAAAAGCAGTCCATGGGCTTCAACATGAGTAACTGGGACCAGAAGCTGCTGAAATACGGTGCCCGTTTCGAGAAGGAAATGATGGACCTCTCCGTGAACATTCCTCTTGAAAAGGCTTTGGACCTTGGCTGGGAAATCCTTGCTGACTGTTTCGCACCCGAAGAAACGGGTATTCCGACCAAGATGATCAACGAATATTGGCCCAAGAAGGGGTAA
- a CDS encoding V-type ATP synthase subunit A, with product MASIGKIIGVNGNLIRVKFESAVSQNEVAYAKLTQKNKDGKSEVIPLKSEVIRIRGDYAELQVFEDTTGLKTGDEVEFTGELLSVELGPGLLTQVFDGLQNPLPKLAEECGFFLQRGKYLKALPRDKKWAFTPVAKAGDVVVAGDTLGTVPEGVFTHRIMVPFRLLGKWTVESVSAAGEFTVETVVAKLKNDKGETQDVTMVQTWPVKMPIKAYEERLRPSKPLTMQQRIIDTFFPVMQGGTFCTPGPFGAGKTVLQQLMSRYADVDIVILAACGERAGEVVETLREFPELIDPRTGKSLMERTLIICNTSSMPVAAREASVYTGVTLAEYYRQMGLNVLLLADSTSRWAQALREMSGRLEEIPGEEAFPAYLESVIAAFYERGGVVRLKDGSTGSVTICGSVSPAGGNFEEPVTQATLKVVGAFLGLSRERSDQRRFPAIHPLDSWSKYEGIIDSKKVAEARHILANGVDVNNMMKVVGEEGTSIDDFVIYLKSEYLDAVYLQQDAYNEIDAACSAERQKYVFDKVYTILKTPMKFSEKDVARTFFLKLTQSTKDWNRVKFDSQEFKDLEQSIFASVKEVSANA from the coding sequence ATGGCTAGTATCGGAAAAATCATCGGCGTCAACGGTAACCTGATTCGCGTCAAGTTCGAAAGCGCCGTGTCCCAGAACGAAGTGGCGTATGCCAAGCTTACTCAGAAAAACAAGGACGGCAAGTCCGAAGTCATCCCCCTCAAGAGCGAAGTCATCCGTATCCGCGGTGACTACGCCGAACTCCAGGTGTTCGAAGACACCACGGGTTTAAAGACGGGTGACGAGGTGGAATTCACCGGCGAACTTTTGTCCGTAGAACTTGGCCCCGGCCTCTTGACCCAGGTCTTTGACGGTCTGCAGAACCCGCTCCCGAAGCTTGCCGAAGAATGTGGCTTCTTCCTGCAGCGCGGTAAGTATTTGAAGGCGCTCCCGCGCGACAAGAAGTGGGCGTTTACCCCGGTCGCGAAGGCGGGCGATGTGGTGGTCGCGGGCGATACGCTCGGCACCGTGCCCGAAGGTGTGTTCACGCACCGCATCATGGTGCCGTTCCGCCTGCTCGGCAAGTGGACTGTGGAATCGGTCTCTGCCGCGGGCGAATTCACTGTAGAAACTGTTGTCGCCAAGCTCAAGAATGACAAGGGCGAAACCCAGGACGTGACCATGGTGCAGACCTGGCCGGTGAAGATGCCGATCAAGGCCTACGAAGAACGCCTGCGCCCGAGCAAGCCCCTCACCATGCAGCAGCGCATTATCGATACGTTCTTCCCCGTGATGCAGGGCGGTACGTTCTGTACGCCGGGCCCCTTCGGTGCCGGCAAGACGGTGCTCCAGCAGCTCATGAGCCGCTACGCTGACGTGGATATCGTGATTTTGGCCGCTTGCGGTGAACGTGCAGGTGAAGTGGTGGAAACCCTCCGCGAATTCCCTGAACTGATTGACCCGCGTACCGGCAAGTCCCTCATGGAACGTACGCTGATTATTTGTAACACGTCTTCGATGCCGGTGGCTGCCCGTGAAGCTTCCGTGTATACGGGCGTGACTCTCGCCGAATACTACCGCCAGATGGGCCTGAACGTGCTCCTCTTGGCTGACTCGACTTCCCGTTGGGCACAGGCCCTGCGTGAAATGAGCGGCCGTTTGGAAGAAATTCCGGGCGAAGAAGCCTTCCCGGCCTACCTCGAATCCGTGATTGCCGCCTTCTATGAACGCGGTGGCGTGGTTCGCCTGAAGGACGGCTCTACCGGTTCCGTGACGATTTGCGGTTCCGTGTCGCCTGCAGGTGGTAACTTCGAAGAACCGGTGACCCAGGCCACCCTGAAGGTGGTGGGCGCGTTCCTCGGCCTTTCCCGTGAACGTTCCGACCAGCGCCGCTTCCCGGCAATCCACCCGCTGGATTCCTGGTCCAAGTACGAAGGCATCATCGACAGCAAGAAGGTGGCCGAAGCCCGTCACATCCTCGCAAACGGCGTGGACGTGAACAACATGATGAAGGTGGTGGGCGAAGAAGGTACCTCTATCGACGACTTCGTGATTTACCTGAAGTCCGAATACCTGGACGCCGTTTACCTGCAGCAGGACGCCTATAACGAAATCGACGCCGCCTGCTCCGCCGAACGCCAGAAGTACGTGTTCGACAAGGTTTACACCATCCTCAAGACCCCGATGAAGTTCAGCGAGAAGGACGTCGCCCGTACGTTCTTCCTTAAGCTCACTCAGTCGACGAAGGACTGGAACCGCGTCAAGTTCGATTCCCAGGAATTCAAGGACCTTGAACAAAGTATTTTCGCTTCCGTGAAGGAGGTTTCCGCTAATGCATAA
- a CDS encoding DUF2764 family protein, translated as MSSPSYLMASLPMIEFGDPAPLSMEDFRHRCIGVLSEPELAALDALLDDGECEECDDEFVRAYKAHEIQMKNVSGRLRASAWGPDIRFTEKSFPGYDVAFAKMIQDAFAKSNPMEKEQDIDKARFWLVDSLAGVGEGTVKHVYAYAIKLKICERWARLSEQAGDAAVLNVINANDPAYAPAAAQE; from the coding sequence ATGAGCAGTCCTTCTTACTTGATGGCATCTCTTCCGATGATTGAGTTTGGCGATCCGGCCCCGCTCAGTATGGAAGATTTTCGCCACCGCTGCATCGGCGTGCTGTCCGAGCCGGAACTTGCGGCTCTGGACGCGCTTTTGGATGACGGTGAATGCGAAGAGTGCGACGACGAGTTCGTGCGCGCCTACAAGGCCCACGAAATCCAGATGAAGAACGTTTCGGGTAGGCTCCGTGCAAGCGCATGGGGGCCCGATATCCGTTTTACGGAAAAGTCCTTCCCGGGTTACGATGTCGCCTTTGCCAAGATGATTCAAGATGCGTTTGCCAAGTCGAATCCTATGGAAAAAGAGCAGGATATCGACAAGGCCCGTTTCTGGCTTGTGGACTCGCTCGCGGGAGTGGGCGAGGGTACCGTCAAGCATGTTTACGCTTATGCGATCAAACTGAAGATTTGTGAACGTTGGGCGCGCCTCTCCGAACAAGCGGGCGACGCTGCCGTGTTGAATGTTATTAATGCAAACGATCCTGCATACGCCCCTGCGGCGGCACAGGAATGA
- a CDS encoding ATPase, protein MAEDLQYLMERIQKDAVDKAENEAAAIIAKAKEKAADIVKAAEAEASARLEKADKDAEAFTERSERTLEQSARDLLLSVGKNLEKMIMDLLNLEVEKSLDESTVKSMLLAVAKSYTSDIEVDFSDADARKLSSFVMGEFKKQLSAGVKVESDKGVKFGFRIKLDGGKVTHEFTEAAMADALSALLRPQLARVVNAAAQAK, encoded by the coding sequence ATGGCAGAAGACTTGCAATACCTTATGGAACGCATCCAGAAAGATGCTGTCGATAAAGCAGAAAACGAGGCGGCGGCTATCATTGCCAAGGCCAAGGAAAAGGCGGCCGATATCGTGAAGGCTGCCGAGGCCGAAGCGTCCGCCCGTCTGGAAAAGGCCGACAAGGACGCCGAAGCGTTCACGGAACGTAGCGAACGCACTCTTGAACAGTCCGCCCGCGACCTTTTGCTTTCGGTAGGCAAGAATCTCGAAAAGATGATTATGGACCTGTTGAACCTCGAGGTGGAGAAGTCCCTGGACGAATCCACTGTCAAGAGCATGCTCTTGGCAGTCGCCAAGTCCTATACCTCCGACATCGAGGTGGATTTCTCCGATGCCGATGCCCGCAAGCTCAGCTCCTTTGTGATGGGCGAGTTCAAGAAGCAACTTTCCGCCGGCGTGAAGGTCGAAAGCGACAAGGGTGTCAAGTTCGGCTTCCGCATCAAGCTCGATGGCGGCAAGGTCACCCACGAATTTACAGAAGCTGCAATGGCCGACGCTCTTTCGGCCCTGCTCCGTCCGCAACTTGCCAGAGTGGTAAACGCTGCCGCACAGGCGAAGTAA
- the aspS gene encoding aspartate--tRNA ligase has translation MKRTHNCGQLRKADVGQTVTLAGWVDRRRDHGGVIFVDLRDKYGKTQIVFNPDYNADVMKTAEQLRNEYVITVTGKVYAREEGNANEKLATGEIEVKIDSIEILNAALTSPLAINDPNEECKENDDLRLQYRYLDLRRPWIQKKLLLKSRFLKAVYDFFYANGFENIETPCLCKSTPEGARDYLVPSRVNPGKFYALPQSPQQYKQLLMIAGMDRYFQIAKCFRDEDLRADRQPEFTQIDVEMSFVDQDDVMEMFDKFVTEVLGKVWNFEPPRHIRRMKWHEAMLKYGSDKPDLRFDLEIHDVSEIGAKSNFGVFKNCVAAGGKIRGIAAKGCVDFTRKQIDELTAYVGKYGSKGLVWMRVKENDEVETQVGKFFTVEQLNELRDAVGAKCGDMMFFIAGPEKVAATAMGQLRLEVARIKGLRDPKKREFVWITEFPMFEYSDTEGRYMAMHHPFTNPLPEHLDMMLGGNLKDCNAEAYDLVLNGVEIGGGSIRIHNPEVQEKVFRLLGLSEEQVKEKFGFFVDAFKYGAPPHGGLAFGLDRVVATMEGEESIRDYIAFPKNTSASSPMDQCPSEVDLQQLQDIHISVQMPKVK, from the coding sequence ATGAAACGTACTCATAACTGCGGCCAGCTGCGCAAGGCAGATGTTGGCCAGACCGTAACACTCGCCGGTTGGGTGGACCGCCGCCGCGACCATGGTGGTGTGATTTTTGTGGACCTCCGCGACAAGTATGGCAAGACCCAGATCGTCTTCAACCCGGACTACAACGCCGACGTGATGAAGACCGCCGAACAGCTCCGCAACGAATACGTGATTACGGTGACCGGCAAGGTCTACGCCCGCGAAGAAGGCAACGCCAACGAAAAGCTCGCCACGGGCGAAATCGAAGTCAAGATTGACTCCATCGAAATCCTGAACGCGGCCCTCACCTCCCCGCTCGCCATCAACGACCCCAACGAAGAGTGCAAGGAAAACGACGACCTGCGCCTGCAGTACCGCTACCTGGACCTCCGCCGTCCGTGGATCCAAAAGAAACTCCTCCTCAAGAGCCGCTTCCTCAAGGCCGTGTACGACTTCTTCTACGCCAACGGTTTCGAGAACATCGAGACTCCGTGCCTTTGCAAGTCCACTCCGGAAGGCGCCCGCGACTACCTGGTGCCGAGCCGCGTGAACCCGGGCAAGTTCTACGCCCTGCCGCAGTCTCCGCAGCAGTACAAGCAGCTTTTGATGATTGCCGGCATGGACCGCTACTTCCAGATTGCCAAGTGCTTCCGCGACGAAGACCTCCGCGCCGACCGTCAGCCGGAATTTACGCAGATTGACGTCGAAATGTCCTTCGTGGACCAGGACGACGTGATGGAAATGTTCGACAAGTTCGTGACCGAAGTTCTCGGTAAGGTTTGGAACTTCGAACCGCCGCGTCACATCCGCCGCATGAAGTGGCACGAAGCCATGCTCAAGTACGGTTCCGACAAGCCGGACCTCCGCTTCGACCTCGAAATCCACGACGTGTCTGAAATCGGCGCCAAGAGCAACTTTGGCGTGTTCAAGAACTGCGTTGCCGCCGGTGGCAAGATCCGCGGTATCGCCGCGAAGGGCTGCGTGGACTTCACCCGCAAGCAGATTGACGAACTCACCGCCTACGTGGGCAAGTACGGTTCCAAGGGCCTCGTGTGGATGCGCGTCAAGGAAAACGACGAAGTGGAAACCCAGGTCGGCAAGTTCTTTACGGTGGAACAGCTCAATGAACTGCGCGACGCCGTCGGTGCCAAGTGCGGCGACATGATGTTCTTCATCGCAGGCCCGGAAAAGGTTGCTGCAACCGCTATGGGCCAGCTCCGCCTGGAAGTCGCCCGCATCAAGGGTCTCCGTGACCCGAAGAAGCGTGAATTTGTTTGGATTACCGAATTCCCGATGTTCGAATACAGCGACACCGAAGGCCGCTACATGGCCATGCACCACCCGTTCACCAACCCGCTTCCGGAACACCTCGACATGATGCTCGGTGGCAACCTCAAGGATTGCAACGCCGAAGCCTACGACCTCGTTCTGAACGGCGTGGAAATTGGTGGCGGTTCTATCCGTATTCACAACCCGGAAGTCCAGGAAAAGGTGTTCCGCCTGCTGGGCCTCTCCGAAGAACAGGTGAAGGAAAAATTCGGCTTCTTCGTCGACGCCTTCAAGTACGGCGCTCCTCCGCACGGTGGTCTCGCCTTCGGTCTCGACCGCGTTGTCGCTACCATGGAAGGTGAAGAATCTATCCGTGACTACATCGCGTTCCCGAAGAACACCAGTGCTTCTAGCCCGATGGACCAGTGCCCGAGCGAAGTCGACCTCCAGCAGCTGCAGGACATCCACATCTCCGTGCAGATGCCAAAAGTCAAGTAA
- the aqpZ gene encoding aquaporin Z gives MFMKLTTRAIAEAIGTFWLVFGGCGAAVLACGVPTTGIGYVGVSLAFGLTVLTMAYAIGHISGCHLNPAVTLGQVAGGRFPAKEAPAYIVAQVIGGIIAAAVLYCIAQPDLTNAGIGAFATNGWSDALNNGLNAFGGKTSGMLSAFLIETVLTAIFLFVIMGATDGRAPAGFAPIAIGLCLTLIHLISIPVTNTSVNPARSTAMAVFVGGAAIKQLWLFWVAPILGGVIGGVAYKFLAECKCEKK, from the coding sequence ATGTTTATGAAACTCACTACCCGTGCCATTGCCGAAGCTATCGGCACATTCTGGCTTGTGTTTGGCGGCTGCGGTGCCGCCGTGCTTGCTTGCGGCGTTCCGACCACCGGTATCGGCTACGTGGGCGTGTCGCTCGCATTCGGCCTCACCGTGCTCACCATGGCATACGCCATCGGCCACATTTCGGGCTGCCACCTGAACCCGGCCGTCACGCTCGGTCAGGTTGCCGGCGGCCGCTTCCCCGCTAAGGAAGCTCCGGCCTACATCGTGGCCCAGGTCATTGGCGGCATTATCGCTGCGGCAGTGCTCTACTGCATCGCCCAGCCCGACCTCACCAACGCAGGCATCGGCGCATTCGCCACCAACGGCTGGTCCGACGCTCTCAACAACGGCCTGAACGCCTTTGGCGGCAAGACCTCCGGCATGCTCTCCGCATTCCTCATTGAAACCGTGCTCACGGCTATCTTCCTGTTCGTGATTATGGGCGCTACCGACGGTCGCGCACCTGCAGGCTTTGCCCCGATTGCTATCGGCCTCTGCCTCACGCTCATCCACCTCATCTCTATCCCGGTGACCAACACGTCTGTGAACCCGGCCCGCTCTACCGCTATGGCCGTGTTCGTTGGCGGGGCCGCCATCAAGCAGCTCTGGCTCTTCTGGGTCGCCCCGATTCTCGGTGGCGTCATCGGCGGCGTTGCATACAAGTTCCTTGCCGAATGCAAGTGCGAGAAGAAGTAA
- a CDS encoding DUF4143 domain-containing protein yields MGISDNREYISNYLRYLADAYLIYPVSLRTDSVSVRRTNPDKYYMVDTGVVRAMTPKNDAEKGWLLENLVFLHFRRGNNKIEYYINRNGGEVDFLVTNLDTKSRRLVQVAWDMEQLDTFKREINAIRLAKEEIKVKNCCIVTWNSETVLEDGINVIPIWKFCLE; encoded by the coding sequence ATGGGGATTTCGGACAATCGAGAATATATTTCCAATTATCTCCGTTATTTGGCCGACGCGTACTTGATTTATCCAGTATCTTTAAGGACTGATTCCGTTTCGGTGCGTAGAACAAATCCTGATAAATATTATATGGTTGATACCGGGGTTGTTCGTGCAATGACTCCAAAGAATGATGCTGAAAAAGGGTGGCTTCTGGAGAACCTGGTTTTTCTGCACTTCCGGCGGGGGAATAATAAAATTGAATATTATATCAATCGCAATGGAGGCGAAGTCGATTTCCTTGTTACGAATCTCGATACGAAGTCTAGACGACTCGTTCAAGTTGCTTGGGATATGGAGCAATTGGACACGTTCAAAAGAGAGATAAACGCGATTCGTTTGGCGAAAGAAGAAATTAAAGTGAAAAATTGTTGCATTGTTACATGGAATTCGGAAACTGTTTTAGAAGATGGCATTAATGTGATTCCAATTTGGAAATTCTGTCTCGAATAA